From a region of the Butyrivibrio sp. AE3004 genome:
- a CDS encoding citrate/2-methylcitrate synthase, producing the protein MGNKDNERNIYSDNTPELVDLAKVVEGADSIDPELFTKYDVKRGLRDLNGKGVLTGLTNISTINATKEVNGERIPTDGELFYRGINVREIVHGTASVSKYGFEEAAYLILFGKLPSKDELQGFTQLLGFYRSLPTGFVRDIIMKAPSRDMMNTLSRSVLTLYSYDNHADDVSMPNVLRQSLQMISLFPLLAIYGYQAYNHYHEGNSLFIHPPKAELSTAEHILYLLRPDSKYTELEARLLDICLILHMEHGGGNNSSFTTHVVSSSMTDTYSVIAAAIGSLKGPRHGGANIKVIHMFDQMEKDLKDWTDEEEVTEYLGKLLHKEAFDKAGLIYGVGHAIYSKSDPRAVLLKEYTIQLAKEKGMEKELALYEMVERLAPQVISKERKMYKGVSINVDFYSGFVYKMLELPEELFTPMFAIARIVGWSAHRMEELANNSKIIRPAYMAVSEMHDYIPLDER; encoded by the coding sequence ATGGGAAACAAGGACAACGAGAGAAACATTTACTCAGATAATACACCGGAATTAGTCGATCTCGCTAAGGTTGTTGAAGGCGCTGACAGCATTGATCCGGAACTTTTTACAAAATATGATGTAAAGAGAGGACTTCGTGATTTAAATGGTAAGGGTGTTCTGACCGGTCTTACCAATATCTCCACAATAAATGCGACAAAGGAAGTGAACGGGGAGAGAATTCCCACTGACGGAGAACTTTTTTATCGCGGTATAAATGTAAGGGAAATTGTCCATGGTACAGCCAGTGTATCTAAATATGGCTTTGAAGAAGCGGCATACCTGATTCTGTTTGGAAAGCTTCCGAGCAAGGATGAGCTTCAAGGCTTTACTCAGCTGCTTGGTTTTTACAGATCACTTCCTACAGGCTTTGTCAGAGATATCATTATGAAAGCTCCTAGCCGTGATATGATGAATACATTATCCAGAAGTGTACTTACGTTGTATTCCTATGATAATCATGCAGATGATGTTTCCATGCCTAACGTATTAAGGCAGTCTCTGCAGATGATAAGTCTTTTTCCGCTTCTTGCTATATACGGATATCAGGCATATAACCATTATCATGAGGGAAACAGTCTTTTTATTCATCCTCCGAAGGCTGAACTTTCAACAGCAGAACATATTCTTTATCTGCTGAGGCCTGACAGTAAGTATACGGAGCTTGAAGCAAGACTTCTTGATATTTGTCTTATTTTACATATGGAGCACGGTGGTGGTAATAACTCATCATTTACAACTCATGTTGTAAGCTCTTCAATGACTGATACCTATTCTGTTATAGCAGCAGCTATAGGCTCACTTAAGGGCCCTCGTCATGGTGGCGCAAACATTAAGGTTATTCATATGTTTGATCAGATGGAGAAAGATCTTAAGGATTGGACAGATGAGGAAGAGGTAACAGAATATTTGGGAAAACTTCTTCATAAGGAAGCTTTTGACAAAGCGGGTCTTATTTATGGTGTCGGACATGCTATATATTCAAAATCCGACCCCAGAGCCGTACTTTTGAAGGAATATACAATTCAGCTTGCAAAAGAAAAGGGAATGGAAAAAGAGCTTGCCCTCTACGAAATGGTAGAGAGACTGGCACCGCAGGTAATAAGCAAAGAACGAAAGATGTACAAAGGTGTTAGTATAAATGTCGATTTCTATTCAGGATTTGTTTACAAGATGCTGGAGCTTCCTGAAGAACTTTTTACACCGATGTTTGCGATTGCGCGTATTGTTGGTTGGAGTGCACACCGAATGGAGGAGCTGGCAAATAATAGCAAGATTATTCGTCCGGCATATATGGCAGTAAGTGAAATGCATGATTATATCCCGCTTGACGAAAGATAA